From a region of the Marinomonas mediterranea MMB-1 genome:
- a CDS encoding DotU family type IV/VI secretion system protein — MDNQLNILDATLVEGAAPIFSLVEARIASANSKGIEPNSTEVNLQMQDVGQEAGSAQDSISFRKSIEQAFTDLERRAFEMEWVASMTRDVKFALAAYVDEAVMSSNLEEKLEWMSKPLCIEYFGESNAGEAFFTKLDRLREDLKDNQVTVSLYYVCLQLGYQGMYRIKGYERLQAYLATFRGQLDDTFSAAPRTLGEAAIPENKLIYKIGTRQPYWVMLSVGGAVLVSMVLAYGAVMKYSLNESAHRMEQAEYVLAQ; from the coding sequence ATGGACAATCAATTAAATATTCTTGATGCGACGCTGGTTGAAGGCGCAGCACCGATTTTTAGTTTGGTCGAAGCGCGGATCGCTAGCGCAAACAGCAAGGGAATCGAGCCAAATTCAACAGAGGTTAATCTGCAAATGCAGGACGTTGGGCAAGAGGCCGGTTCAGCTCAAGACAGTATCAGTTTTCGGAAATCCATAGAGCAAGCGTTTACAGATTTAGAGCGGCGCGCGTTTGAAATGGAGTGGGTTGCCTCTATGACAAGAGACGTTAAGTTTGCTCTTGCCGCGTATGTTGATGAAGCGGTTATGTCTTCTAATTTAGAAGAAAAATTAGAATGGATGAGCAAGCCTCTTTGCATTGAGTATTTTGGTGAAAGTAATGCTGGGGAAGCTTTTTTCACCAAGTTAGATCGACTCAGAGAAGATCTGAAAGATAATCAGGTCACCGTCAGTTTATATTATGTTTGTTTGCAATTGGGTTATCAGGGGATGTATCGAATCAAAGGATACGAACGTCTGCAAGCCTACTTAGCAACGTTTAGGGGGCAGCTAGATGATACGTTTTCCGCTGCGCCACGCACGTTAGGCGAAGCCGCAATACCAGAAAATAAGCTGATTTATAAAATCGGAACTCGGCAACCCTATTGGGTCATGCTGTCAGTAGGCGGTGCCGTTTTAGTCTCTATGGTGTTGGCGTACGGCGCGGTTATGAAATATTCGCTTAATGAAAGCGCTCACAG
- the tssK gene encoding type VI secretion system baseplate subunit TssK encodes MGVQGLRKVVWAEGVFLGQQHFQAWDAYQEKIQSLRTKIYEPHFWGVKDVSWDKAALENGRLVLTQCLAVLPNGQIIDYDRNRDTPVHLELGDLSRLELDVQLTIADSDNVDTITGYNAQGNAAWNSEYVDVADCFDSNRKREVLLAQPNLNLIESGTQSNRVISLNIARLKKDMGGSYTLDSDYIPPLVSVHAASGLMNSLRSLTELLTVRFKEINARRTNVSDVGSYTPSEMADFLFVSDISDILSELRIVEQNPSASSLQLYSTLCRAHDKLALHTQPDKVPYTQPYQHDNLSTTFSELYGAIRDIFGLSNVRMEASIQFNMKAPGLYESSVINSASLENCDFYLAVYLERSDSSWVDQLPSLVKLSSPSDIQNLVASGMSGLPLQHIQRVPSKIRIKSGYEYFLIDKRSALWERVQSTKKISGILFGEFADADVELIPIDE; translated from the coding sequence ATGGGCGTTCAGGGTCTAAGGAAAGTCGTTTGGGCTGAAGGTGTCTTTTTGGGGCAGCAGCATTTTCAAGCATGGGATGCTTACCAAGAAAAAATTCAGTCTCTCAGAACCAAAATTTACGAGCCTCACTTTTGGGGTGTGAAAGATGTTAGCTGGGATAAAGCTGCTCTGGAGAATGGGCGTCTTGTTCTAACGCAGTGTTTAGCGGTTCTGCCAAATGGCCAGATCATTGATTACGACCGAAATAGAGATACGCCAGTCCACCTAGAGTTAGGTGACCTTTCCCGTCTTGAGCTTGATGTTCAGTTAACGATTGCCGACAGTGATAATGTTGACACTATTACTGGTTATAATGCGCAAGGCAATGCTGCTTGGAATTCCGAATATGTAGACGTCGCGGATTGTTTTGATAGCAATCGTAAGCGGGAGGTTCTACTTGCTCAACCGAATTTGAATCTTATCGAAAGTGGTACCCAATCTAATCGCGTTATTTCTCTTAATATTGCTCGATTAAAAAAAGACATGGGTGGTAGTTATACCTTAGATTCTGACTACATCCCACCGTTGGTAAGTGTTCATGCCGCCAGTGGATTGATGAATTCGCTTCGCAGTTTGACTGAACTTTTGACGGTACGTTTTAAAGAAATTAACGCTCGTCGTACCAATGTATCCGATGTTGGCAGTTACACGCCCTCAGAAATGGCAGACTTTTTGTTTGTGTCTGATATCAGTGACATACTCAGTGAATTGCGTATTGTTGAGCAAAATCCAAGCGCTTCTTCGCTTCAGCTCTATTCTACCTTGTGTCGCGCGCATGATAAGTTAGCGTTACACACGCAGCCAGATAAGGTGCCTTATACACAGCCTTATCAGCACGATAACCTTTCTACTACCTTCTCAGAGTTGTATGGTGCGATTCGCGATATCTTCGGACTAAGCAATGTCCGAATGGAAGCGTCTATCCAGTTTAATATGAAAGCACCGGGCCTTTACGAGTCCTCTGTTATAAATTCAGCGAGTTTAGAAAATTGTGATTTCTATCTTGCTGTTTATCTAGAACGTTCTGATTCTTCATGGGTAGACCAGTTACCCAGTTTGGTTAAATTGTCTTCTCCTTCCGATATACAAAACTTGGTGGCGAGTGGTATGTCGGGGCTGCCACTGCAGCACATTCAACGAGTTCCTTCCAAGATACGTATTAAATCGGGCTATGAGTATTTTCTGATTGATAAGCGTAGTGCGCTTTGGGAGCGAGTTCAAAGTACAAAAAAAATATCAGGGATTTTGTTCGGTGAGTTTGCGGATGCCGATGTTGAACTAATACCGATAGATGAGTAA
- the tssJ gene encoding type VI secretion system lipoprotein TssJ, producing the protein MLPIQICKSAVAILLVFTLFGCSTTRLSLDVNASSRLNPDAFGNVYSVIVRVYQLSDARLFEEASYDELWKSSESALQDSVLSVEEYTISPDYHGELVFERLEAAKHVGVMAFFRSREGVWKVYDKIQSGLLSKTAKLEVNIAGYDIEMVPR; encoded by the coding sequence ATGCTCCCCATTCAAATCTGCAAATCTGCTGTCGCTATTTTATTGGTTTTTACTTTATTTGGCTGCTCTACTACCCGTTTGTCCTTAGATGTAAATGCTTCTAGTCGTTTAAATCCTGATGCCTTTGGTAATGTTTACTCCGTCATTGTACGTGTCTACCAACTCAGTGATGCCCGACTGTTTGAAGAAGCGAGTTACGATGAACTTTGGAAATCATCTGAGTCGGCGTTGCAAGACTCCGTTCTTTCAGTAGAAGAATATACGATTTCTCCCGACTACCACGGCGAGCTGGTTTTCGAACGGCTTGAAGCGGCTAAACACGTTGGGGTGATGGCGTTCTTTCGTTCAAGAGAGGGTGTCTGGAAAGTATATGACAAAATTCAATCTGGCTTGCTTAGCAAGACCGCAAAACTCGAAGTGAATATCGCAGGATATGATATTGAGATGGTGCCTCGTTAG
- a CDS encoding type II toxin-antitoxin system HicB family antitoxin, with amino-acid sequence MKYPIVLHTDDGDSYSVTVPDVPGCFSAGTTLNEAIDMAEEAIFFHLEGMLEDGEDVPVASEIAVYKDNPDFADGIWAVASVDITPLLGKSEKINVTLPHLLISKIDKAVASNPQYKNRSAFLAQVSRKELKLA; translated from the coding sequence ATGAAATATCCGATCGTACTGCACACTGACGATGGTGACAGTTACAGCGTAACTGTACCTGATGTTCCTGGTTGTTTTTCTGCTGGTACCACGCTTAATGAAGCAATTGATATGGCGGAAGAAGCGATTTTTTTTCATTTGGAAGGAATGCTTGAAGACGGCGAAGATGTTCCCGTCGCAAGCGAAATTGCAGTTTATAAGGATAACCCTGATTTTGCTGATGGTATTTGGGCGGTGGCTAGTGTAGATATCACGCCTCTATTGGGTAAGAGTGAGAAAATTAATGTCACTCTTCCGCATTTATTGATTTCGAAAATTGATAAAGCGGTCGCGTCTAATCCTCAGTACAAAAATCGTTCTGCCTTTCTAGCTCAAGTATCCAGAAAAGAGTTGAAGTTGGCTTAG
- a CDS encoding type II toxin-antitoxin system HicA family toxin: MPHPKSDISIGTLKSIMKQAQLD, encoded by the coding sequence GTGCCACATCCGAAATCGGATATATCTATTGGAACCTTAAAAAGCATCATGAAACAAGCTCAACTCGATTGA
- a CDS encoding type II toxin-antitoxin system HicA family toxin codes for MRSREVIKELERDGWYEVATKGSHVQFKHPAKKGRDA; via the coding sequence ATGAGAAGCCGTGAGGTGATCAAGGAATTAGAAAGGGATGGATGGTATGAAGTTGCGACTAAGGGTAGTCATGTTCAATTTAAGCACCCTGCTAAAAAGGGACGCGACGCGTAA